Proteins encoded together in one Quercus lobata isolate SW786 chromosome 3, ValleyOak3.0 Primary Assembly, whole genome shotgun sequence window:
- the LOC115978858 gene encoding clp protease adapter protein ClpF, chloroplastic — MVEMAQGLSLSTLTTSCSSGVYGSTPSWRKHFKLMKRGQITSATDRHHIWHQCMQRLFLTSNPNILRQRNFRVEAGWLFKGGGQGLEASCERSESANEDILIFFFQLDLATRVQYALNLEQYEIAQQLRNKMTEVEAEVMRQQEAKRGSSSKSEAQDKAISIIRLRADLQSAIESEDYALAANLRDEISKLEAESLAASAKALAYENAQYSFRLGQKVRHKIFGYCAVICGMDPVCCESSSWREIAQVDKLSQGSSQPFYQVLVDVHADPNLLVAYVPEENLLALEKADTGRFDHPYISFLFYGMDSAGDFIPIKQLREKYNRPRYEVPIDPEDEEPHGDA, encoded by the exons ATGGTGGAAATGGCACAAGGTCTGTCATTAAGCACTCTTACAACCTCTTGTAGTAGTGGGGTTTATGGATCAACCCCTTCATGGAGAAAGCATTTCAAACTAATGAAGAGAGGTCAAATAACATCTGCAACTGATAGACATCACATCTGGCATCAGTGCATGCAACGTTTGTTCTTAACAAGTAATCCCAAtatattaagacaaaggaattTTAGAGTTGAAGCTGGATGGCTGTTTAAAGGAGGTGGCCAAGGATTGGAAGCAAGCTGTGAGCGTAGTGAGAGTGCTAATGAGGATATATTGATCTTCTTTTTCCAGCTGGACTTGGCAACTCGAGTACAG TACGCTCTAAATTTGGAGCAGTATGAAATTGCACAACAACTGAGAAACAAGATGACTGAG gTTGAAGCAGAGGTCATGAGGCAGCAAGAAGCAAAAAGGGGCTCATCTTCAAAGAGTGAAGCTCAAGATAAGGCTATAAGTATCATACGCTTACG TGCAGACTTGCAGAGTGCAATTGAGAGTGAGGATTATGCTTTGGCAGCTAACTTACGGGATGAAATTTCAAAACTTGAGGCAGAGTCCTTGGCAGCATCAGCAAAGGCTCTGGCATATGAAAATGCTCAATATTCATTTCGTTTGGGGCAGAAAGTGAGGCATAAAATTTTTG GCTATTGTGCTGTAATTTGTGGAATGGATCCTGTATGCTGTGAATCAAGTTCATGGAGGGAGATTGCCCAAGTTGATAAGTTGTCTCAGGGTTCCAGTCAGCCATTTTACCAG GTTTTGGTTGATGTGCATGCAGACCCTAATCTACTGGTGGCTTATG TACCTGAGGAGAATCTATTAGCCCTAGAGAAAGCAGATACG GGCAGGTTTGATCATCCCTATATTTCCTTTTTATTCTACGGGATGGACTCAGCTGGAGATTTCATCCCAATCAAGCAACTGCGCGAGAAATACAACAGGCCTCGATATGAAGTACCCATTGATCCAGAAGATGAGGAGCCTCATGGTGATGCTTAA